The Bacteroidales bacterium genome segment CGATCTGCTTGAACTTGACGAAGGCATTCGGGAAATAATGTGCATAGCGATCCGTGCATTCATTCAGCATGGCCTCGGTCTCTTCTGGAGAGCCCGTATTGACGATGAATTGGGCATAGCTGTCGGAAGGCATCTGGGGCGCATAGGAAATATGGAAACGGGGTGAGGACATCCCGACAAACTGCGTTACCGATTTCACCAGGGAATCTTTCGAAAGAATGAATCTCATGGAATCAGCCACTTGTCCCGTGCGGATTATCGGGGTACCGTCAGGCAAACTGATCTCCACGGCAAACTGGTCGCGCTCGGCAAGGGGATTCATCCTGAAATTGATATGAGGTATGATGAACAACGAGGCAATTATGGATACGACACCTGCTGTAACTGTCATCCACGGATGTCGGAAATTCCAATCAAGTAGTTTTACATAAACATCGTGAGCCTTTTCCGTTATCTTTTTCGTCTCCCTCCCATTTTCCCCCTTCCCGGATGGTTTGATAAAAACGATCTCAAGAATGGGCAGAATGGTTACCGACAGGATCAGCGACATCAACAGATTGATGGTGAAGGTGAAAGGAAAAAAATAGATGAATTCGAGCATCTGGCCATTGAACAATATTAACAGCGGATAGAAAATGATACAGATGCAGAGTGTTGCAAGAAACATCGGCAAAAAGTACAGATGTGCACTTTCAACGGCTGCATCCCTTGGTTCATACCCGTTTTTGAGGCAGTGAATATATCCATCTATCATAACCACCGAATTATCCACCGTCATTCCAAGCACCACCACCAGAGCTGCCAGGGTCACCGTATTCAGAGGTATTCCGCACAGGAACATGATCCCAACCGAAATGAAGGTATTCAGGGGGATAATGATGGCCGCCACCAGTGCCGACCGGAACGGGAAGAGGATCATCATCACCAGAATGATCACAATGATCGCAATCATCAGGTCGCGGAGGAAGGATAACACCGAGCTTTCCACAACATCCGCCTGGTTGGTGATCGAATGGACGGTCACATCATCAGGCAGATGGTTTGCTTTGTAGGCTGCAATGGTTTCGTTGACATCCTTTCCAAACCTGACGATATTGTAGCCTTCTCTCATTTCGACAGAAAGAACCAGGCAGGGTTGCCCGTTGAAGGTAATATGACTTCCACCTTCAGGATATTCCCTTACGACGTCTGCTACATCCTTCATCCGTATCATGTTGCCTTCGGGATCGCTGAAAATGATCTGCTCCTCAACCTCCCTGACGGAGCTGTATGTTGGCTTGAAATGGATCGGGATAAGCACTTCATCGTTTTCAAGCCGATCTCCGGGAGCCAGCGATTGGCCAAATACTTCCCCCAGTAACAGCTTGTCACTGATCCCATAGGAAGACAACTTGTCCCGGTCTGCATAAACCGTTACCTGTTCGTCCTTCATCCCATAGAGCCGAAGATTGGAAACAGACCTGATGGGGCGCAGCCTGTGGATCAATTCATCGGCATAGCCTTTCAACTCCCGGTAGGACCTATGGTCGGATCCGATGGAGATCAGGATCGCCGATGTTTCACCAAAATCGTCCTGTGCCACAAGAGCCACAACGCCCGATGGCAGCTGCATCTTCAGGGTGGTGAGACCATGCTTGATCTTCGACCATACTTCGTCTTTGTTCCTGACATTGTCATTCAGCTCGACCATGGCATAGCATACACCGTTTTGTGAGGTTGTGGTCGAAAAACTTCTCTTGACTTCAGGGTAGGAAAAAAGAAATTGCTCCAGGGGTTCGGCCAGCTGTTTTTCAACCTCCTCGGAAGTTGCACCGGGGTATAAACCGACAATGATCCCCTGCCGGATCGTATATCCGGGAAATTCCTGTTTGGGCATTACCCTAAGTGCAATGATTCCGAGGATGACCAGCAATATGACTAGAAAAATGACGATGGACCGATGCTTTATCATCCATTCAATGATGCTGTGCCTGCTTTTCATTGTCCAATGATTTTATCTCCTTCGCTGATCTTTTGATAACCCTCTGTCACGATCCGGTCCCCGGCTGACAATCCGCTGGTGACCTCAATCCCGTTTCCCCTGACGGTACCGGTGGTGACCATGACGCGGCTGGCAACTCCTCCCCTGTCGCACCATACGAATTTTTGACCGTCGGCCATTGACTGGATGACTGCAATGGGTATCACGATGCTCTGCTGCACATCACGATCAGGGTGAAGTTCAACACGGCAAACCATCCCGGGTAACAGCTCCTTCTGAGGATTGAGCAGAACGATATGTGCGGGATACGTATGTGAGACCGGATGGGCCGAAACACTTTTTTCTATCTTCTTTCCTTCAAATGATTGATTGCCAAGAGCTGACACCGTGATTGTTGATTGACAGACGGCCGGAATGGATGCGATTTCGTTCTCCGGCACGGAAAAATTGACTTTGACCGAGCTGATGTCCAGTATCGAAAGAATAGCCTTTCCAACCACTGCATACTCTCCGGCTTCGGCCATTTTTTCCCCGATCACACCGGGAACAGGAGCATACAGGGAACAATTTTCGAGATTATTTTTTGCGATTTCATAGGATGATTGAGCCTGCTGCAGTTTAGTTTCGATTTCAACCATCTGTATCTCGGGCAAACTTCCCTCGTTATGCACCGATTTAAGCCGGGTGTATCCGTCACGGGCCTGCTTCAGCGTAGCTTCTGCCGCTTCGAACATGCTCTGCGCCGAAGCAGGATCAAGCCTGGCAAGCAACTGTCCGCGGGAAACGTAAGTTCCTTCGGCAACAAAAATTTTCTCGATCATGCCCGGGATTGCAAAACTGAGCGCAATGGAGGATATTTCTTCAACAGCTCCCACATAGCTCAGTATGCTGCTGGTAGTTGTTTCTTCGACTGTTTCAATCTTGACTTTCATTGCCGGTCTGATCACAGATTCATCCGTTCGGGGATGTTTACACCCTGTGATCAGGGCAATGGACACAATAAGAAGGAAGATATTTCTCATATTTTTAAAATTTAACGGATGATCACTTTCTAAACATACGATCCATTGGGCACCCGATCAGCTAAAGATCATGGTCGTTCCTGTTTATTTTTTTTAGAGTATTATAAAATTCAATCATTTGATATTTAAATAGTTGCAGAGTATCCGAGGGTGAATGTTCCCTGAAAAGGCTGGCAGCGACGCCGATCGCAATAGAGGTTAGGTTCAGCGCCGTCAGGGATGTGTCAATATCCGCCCGTATTTCACCGTTTTTAACTGCTTTATCGAGGATGGTTTTCAGATGGTCGGTCCCTAACGCATAAAAATGCCTTTGCTCATCCATATAACCCGGGTAGTGCCTCAGGGCATCGATCAGGAGCGATAGAAAATTAACCGGGATAAACGGCTGGTCGTCGATGCAGATCGTTTTCAGGATCCTGCTGACATAGTCAATGATGGCCTGAACATATTCCTTCAGCGTAATATCCTCTTTCACCTGGATCAGGCCCACCAGTTTCAGGTACTTGTCGATAACGGCCTTGAACAACTCCTCCTTGTTCAAAAAATGATGATAGAGAGCTCCTTTGGTCAGCCCCACCGATTTGCTGATATCCTGGATCGAAACGGCTTCATAGCTATTGTTCAGAAAAAGCCGGTAAGCATGGTCAATGATGATTTCTTTGGTTTCAGTCATAAGATTGCATACTAAACGTTCGGGAGGTAAAGATAATGCAATTTGGTACATCCTGAACGTTCGGTATGTAAAATATTGAAATTTACTCATATACCTCACCCTCGTACATTAAGGTGAAAAACAATTATTACGATAATATTTATAGTCAACCATTAATATTAACGCGAAATTTAGTGGTCATATAAAATATCAGTATATTTGTACGAAATATACTATGATCTCAATGGTTCCGAGGCTTTTATTAAACGAAATGTGCGCAAAGATTCTTTCTTCAGGTAAGGTAGTCATTCTGTTCGGTGCACGTCAGACAGGAAAAACAACCCTGTGCAACCAGGTGATCGAAAAACTTGGATTGAGGACATTTATGGTGAATGCAGACCAGGCAAAATACCTCGCTGTCTTTTCAGGTAAGGATCTTGACAGGATGCTATCGCTGACCGAAGGTTACGAGATGCTCTTTATTGATGAAGCGCATCGGATCCCTGATATTGGTTTGAACATTAAGATTCTGCACGATGAGGTGCCTGGTTTGAAAATATTGCTGACAGGTTCATCATCCTTTGAACTGAGCCAAAAGGTCACAGAACCACTGACTGGCAGAAAACACGTGTACCAACTGTACCCGGTTGCAACCTGTGAATTGTCATCGTACATGAATGCATTCGAAATCAATGAAACTCTTGAAGACACGCTCATATATGGAAGTTATCCTGAAGTTTTCACAGCAAAAAACCATCAGGACAAAACGGAGATTCTTGAAGAAATCACTAATTCCTACCTTTTTAAGGATGTTCTTGAAACAACTACCATTCGGTATCGTTTCCTTTTGAGGGATCTGTTAAAGCTGATTGCCTTTCAGATTGGATCAGAAGTATCGCTTCACGAGTTGAGTAAATCATTGGGCATCAGTCGCGAGACGGTGGAAAATTACCTGCGTTTAATGGAGGAATCCTTCATCATTTATCGTTTATCGGGATTCAGTAGAAATCTCAGAAAAGAGATCTCTAAACTGGACAAATTCTACTTTTACGACCTGGGTATTCGTAATTGCCTGATCAATAACCTGAATCCACTGGATACCCGTAATGATCACGGTCAACTATGGGAAAATTTCATCATCACGGAAAGACTAAAATACATATCCTACAAAAAAATGAAATCGTCGGCCTATTTCTGGAGAACCTATACCGGTGCAGAACTTGATTATGTGGAAGAAAGGGAGGGAAAATTATTTGGTTATGAAATCAAATATAAAAAGGACAAGGCCAGGATTCCGAACGCATGGAAGGAAACATATGGTGGGGAATATCAGTTAATAAACAAGAGCAACTATTTATCATTTATGACATAGGCTTCACCACCTTCCCAGGTCATCACTCCTCCAACCGGAAACTGGTTCCCGCCAATGGGAAAATCCCGTTGAGAATTAATGACCCCACTACCCTGTCTTCTTATCGTAAACCTATTACGAAACTGCGGCTTTTAAACATTGGAGCAACCTGTTTTAATTATAACTTTACCGGTGAACTTTTTTAAAGATTCACACCTTCCTTATGGCGAACCAAAGGAGTTTGATCAGGACGCTTGGTCTGGGATATGTGATTATTTTTGTTGTTGCAAATATCATTGGATCAGGCGTATATAAAAAGATCGCTCCCATGGCCGCCGAGCTCCACTCTTCGGCGTGGATACTCCTGGCTTGGATCGTCGCTGGGATCATTACCATCTTCGGCGCACTGAGCAATGCTGAAGTTGCCGGATTGCTGGCCGATACAGGCGGAGATTATGCCTACTTCAGAAAAATCTATAATCGCTTCTTTTCCTTCCTCTACGGGTGGTCGCTGTTTGCCGTCATCCAGACGGCCACCATCTCCTCGCTGGCCTATGTCTTTGCCCAGTCGCTGAACAGCATCATTGCCATTCCCGCTGGTATTCCATCCCTGCAGGATTTCACGATAGGAGGCGTATTCTTTCCTTTTCAGGATCTTGGAATAAAACTGACGGCCATTACCCTGATCTTGCTGCTGACAGTCCTGAACATTACGGGTCTGAAAAGTGGCGCGAGGGCAAGCAAGATCATTCTGTGGCTGGTCTTCACCGGCCTGTTTGTGATCGTTTTTTTCGGTTTGGGCCATGCGGAAGCAAAACCGGCCAATTTTCCGGACCTGGGAGAGCTGACCGGCAGAACCGTTACCATCTCCTCATTTTTCACGGCCATGCTGGCTGCTTTCTGGGCCTATCAGGGATGGGTGTCGGTCGGATACATCGGTGGAGAGGTTAAAAATCCCAATCAAAACATCCCCAAAGGAATCGTTATGGGAGTTTTTGTGGTGATCTTCATTTACCTGCTGGTGAATGTAACGTATCTCTCCCTTTTATCCATTCCCCGGCTGGAGCAAATTTATGCATCCAGCAACCAGATAGCGGCTGTTGAAGCGGTCAGAAGTTTCTGGGGAACCGGAGGTGTTTTATTTATTTCCCTGCTGATCCTGTTGACGACCCTGGGATGCACCAATGCAAGCATCCTTACCGGTGCCAGGCCCTATTACGCGATGGCGCGCGACCGGCTTTTGTTTCCCGGTTTCGCAAAACTGAACAAATCCAGTGTACCCGGAAATTCGCTGCTGTTGCAGGGCATATGGGCTTCGGTGCTGGTTCTGTCAGGATCCTTCGACCAGCTGACCGATATGATCATCTTTGCCGTATTTATCTTCTACGGAGCCACCTCCCTGGGGGTGTTCATCTTGCGCCGAAGGATGCCCGATGCCCACCGTCCGTACAAGGTCTGGGGGTACCCGGTCGTTCCGGCTTTTTATATCCTTTTTTGTATCTATTTGTTTTTCAATACGATCATAACCCGGCCACGCGAAGCAGCCATCGGTACGGTCCTGATTTTAGCCGGCATTCCGGTCTACTGGCTACTGCAAAGAAAATACTCTAAGAAAGAATGAAAGTCGAAAGTAAAGAAGTCGTATGATTGATGAGCGCTTACTTCTCAAATGATTGAAATCCCAAAATGTACATGGCATTTTAGGAATTTCTGCTATCCCAAAAGGCAAACTATAACTTACGAAATTGATTAATCTCCTAAGCACATTTCTTAATTTTGAGAAAAAGTTGATTTATGCCCAAAATTTATAACACTTTAGAAAATAACCCCTTGGTTGGATTGAAATAAACATTGGATTTTATCGTCAATTAGGATATCAGGTACCGAATGGAAAAGGAGTTGGAAAACGGGAAGGAGGAAACTAATGAAAATGAACAGGGAATCACAAAATATTGAGTGGAAAGCATCCTGGCGTGACGAACACTTAAAATGGATTTGTGGTTTTGCTAATGCCCAGGGAGGCATTCTATTTATAGGCAAGGATGATGCTGGACAGATTGGGCATTTGCCCAATGCCCGAAAACTATTGCAAGACATCCCTAATCAGGTTAGGGATTTATTGGGTTTGATGGTGGATGTGAACCTACACACAGAAAGGAGTATGGATTATCTGGAAATCATAGTAGAACCGTACCCTTTTCCAATCAGTCTACGGGGAAAGTATTATTATAGGTCAGGCAGTACATTACAAGAACTTAAGGGTTCGGCCCTGACAAAATTTTTATTGCAGCAGCAAGGCAAAAAATGGGATGAAGTGCCGGTTCCGAATGTTAGTATTACCGATTTAAAGAAAGATACATTCGACTTTTTCCGAAAAAGGGCGACAAAAAGTAAAAGACTGGACCCTGATGATTTGGAAGGCACCAATCAGGAACTGCTCGAAAGCTTAAATTTATTTCTGGAAGAAGAACAAATGCTCAAACGCGCAGCAGTGTTATTGTTCCATCCAAAGCCCGATAAATACATAAATGGAGCTTATATCAAAATAGGTTTTTTTGAGTCGGATGATGATTTGAAATTCCAGGACGAAGTAAAAGGAAACCTTATAGAGCAAGCAGAAATCGCTTTGGGATTACTTAAAACAAAATACGATAGGGCGATAATTTCTTATCATGCGGGTGCTCGTGAGGAAACATTTACATTCCCTGAAGAAGCGGTAAGAGAGGCATTGTTAAATGCACTGGCTCATAAAGATTACAGTAGTGGGAACCCCATACAGATAAGTGTTTACACGGATAGGATCATTTTTTGGAATGATGGTCAACTGCCCGAGAATTGGACAGTTGAAAAATTAATCCAAAAACATCCATCCAAACCATTCAATCCTAATATTGCCAATACATTTTTCAGGGCGGGTTACATTGAGTGCTGGGGTCGTGGTACCATAAAAATTATCAATGTTTGTAAGATTCACAAATTAGCTCCCCCTATATTTTCTTACGAACCGCCTGATTTTCACATTGAGCTTATTAAATATACTGACAAAGGGCTCAATCAAATGGGATTGAAAGAGGAATTGAGAAGAATTGTACTGCATATCCAGGAGCATGAATCTATTACTAATTCTGATGTCCAATTACTATGTGGAGTAAGTAAAGCCACAGCTTCCCGATATCTGAGAGAACTTGAAGGGCTTTTCTTTGAAAAAATTGGCACGACCGGTGTTGGAACAGAATATGTTCTGAAAGGGCTTACAAAGGGCTCAAAAAAGAAGCAGTAGACAAGGTTATTCATTATTAAATATTGTTTTTCAGATATATAGAAATTGATTAAAGGACTCGTTAAGGGCTCAAAATCGATATAACAAAGGGCTCAATGAGGGATTAAGTGAGGGATTAAATATGCTTATGTCAATGATTTAGAAAAAAGTGACGAATTGCTTCAAGTACTGATCCTGATAATTAAACAGTTAGGGAAGTTAATACTCAAAAAGTGGAGAGGAATATCTCAAAAAGCGGGCAGTCGCAAATAAACCAGAACAACTCCTGGGCACTGGCCACATTGTCGGTTTCGAACATGCGTGCCTTACCGGATGATACTTCGGAACTGGTGTCGCAGGTCATGATGGGAACGCCTCTTCAAGTGACAGCGTACAAGGATAAATTCTACCGGGTCGAAACACCCGAGCACTATTTTGGCTGGATGGACGCCAAAGGGTTGCAGCTGCTCACGGAACAGGAGATGGGATCCTGGAAAAAATCGGACCGTTTTTTTTACACCAGGATCTCAGGCTTTGCTCACGATACTCCAGGCAGCAAAGATGACGCAGTCACCGATCTTGTTCTTGGCGATCTGTTTGAAGTTGAATCGTCCTTCAGGGGATATCTTAAGATGAAGATTCCCGACGGACGCACCGGATACGTGCGGAAAGCCGACTGTATCCCGTTTGATGACTGGACCTGCCCGGAGCCGGATGTCAGATCGCTCCTGTCGGTAGCCCGGCAAATGATGGGTTCGCCCTACCTGTGGGGAGGAACCTCCAGTAAGGGGACCGATTGTTCGGGTTTTGTGAAGCTGGTTTATTTTTCCAGTGGGATCATTTTGGCTCGTGATTCATCGCAGCAAGCCCTGTATGGCGAACCGGTTGATTTCAGCGACCTGAACAACCTGCAACCGGGTGATCTGCTCTTTTTTGGATCTTCAGCACAACGGATCAGCCACGTGGGCATTTACCTGGGAAAAGGCGATTTCATCCATTCCTCAGGCAGGGTGCAGATCAGCAGCATCCTACCCGGCGATCCTAAACACGATCCCAGCCGGATAAACATAGCTGCCCGCAGGATCCTGAGTTCGCAGAATACAGAGGGAATCACCAGGGTGAAAGATCATCCGTGGTATACCGTCACGTTATGAGCGCACGAATTTTTCATATACGAATGCTCGGAATGGCTGTTCCATTCCTGCTCATCGGATTCGGTTCCTGTGTCAACCACCGTGCGGGTAACCCCGAAGCGACATCTCCCGAAAGACCGGAACCGGAAACCGTAGTTGAGGCGGCCGACCCGTACGATCCAGTGAATGCCATGCTGATCCTGCCCCGAAATCCCGTCCCCGGGGAAGGATTTCGGATCCTGGCCACCGGGGGAAGGAATATCCCGAAAGCGAAGATCACGGTCAGCGGTCCGGCGGGGGCTTCAGAATCCCTGCACAGCAAAACCGGCGAGGAACTTCCTTACTGGCGCATCGACGATTTTGCCGGAAGCCCTGCCGGGAACTATAAGGCCATCCTGATCGTGGATAAAGAGGAGGTGAGCAGCCTGGAATTTGAGATTGCCCAGCCGCAGCCGGCCCCCCAGAAAGGTACGGTATGGAAGACCATGAGGGGGTGGGATGCCGGAATGGAGACCCTCTATTCGGCCTGGATCAATGCGTTGTTCCAGGGATGCGATGAAAAGACCTCCTGGCCGGCTCTGCATGAGGTGACCAGGGATAAGGACCGTAATTTCCTTTACAATTACCTCTCCAGAGGAGAAGATGATCCCGGCAGTAAAAGCAGTGTGGTCATGGAGCCCGACTGTGCCGATCATCCATTTTTTCTGAGAGCCTATTTTGCCTGGAAACTGGGACTTCCTTTTGGTTACCACGTGTGTGACAGGGGCTGGCTGGGCAAAAGTCCCGGAACCGGTCAATGGATCACCAATGCAACTCCCTCTTCAAAGAACGATCCGGTGGCGTCATTCAACTCCTTCTTACGATCGGTCATGGATGGAGTTCATTCGGGTACGGCCCGTACGGCACTCGATAACGAGCAATCCGATTATTACCCTGTACCGCTTGCACGGGAAGCCCTGCGCCCGGGTACCGTCTTTGCCGATCCTTACGGTCATACACTGATCCTGGTCAGCTGGGTGCCGCAGACCAGAGACCACCCGGGACTGCTACTTGCAGCAGATGCACAGCCCGATAACACCATTGCGATCAAGCGGTTCTGGAAAGGGAATTTTCTGTTCAGCACTTCCGAAGTGATCGGGGAACCCGGATTCAAGGCTTTTCGCCCTGTCGTGTTTGAGGATGGTAGGCTGCGGCTGATGAAAAACGACTCGCTGGCGGCAGTGGCCGGTTTCGCACCTTTTTCGCTGCAGCAGAAAAACATGGCAAGCGAGGATTTCTATCTCGCCATGGAACGGTTGATCAATCCCAAGGGGCTTGATCCTGAAGATGCCCTGGCGGACCTGATCCAGGCACTCCACGAACAGCTCCTGGTGCGTGTCAAATCGGTGGCCAATGGTGAAGCTTATCTTCAGGAACATCCTGGAACGGTCATTCCCATGCCATCCGGTGCCAACGGTATTTTCCAGGCCGGTGGGCTGTGGGAAGATTACTCAACACCCAACCGCGATCTGAGGCTTCTGATTGCCATGGATGCCGTGCTGGATTTTCCGGAAAGGGTGTCCCGTTCACCCGAAGACTTCAAAATCTCAAAATTAAGTGATCCTGAAAATATGGCAGAAAAACTTCAGTCTCTCCTCGACAAGGAGGTTTCCCGGCTCACCATAACCTACATTCGTTCAGATGGTTCGCCCCAGGAACTGAAGGTATCGGAGATCCTTGAACGAAAGGAGGCCTTTGAGATGGCTTATAATCCTAACGATGGCATTGAAATCCGCTGGGGTGCACCTGAGAACAGTGCTGAAAGGGCGACTTGTCATCGCCGGGCTCCGGCAAACCAGCAAAAAACGATGCAATCGGTGCGGAAGTGGTTCCAGCAAAGGCTGCATCCTCCCACGTGAGAGCAATCAAATCAATTGTGAAGCTTTTCAATCAACACGCTCCTATTTTATGACGACCACCTTAGCTGATGCAATCGCTCCATCCGTCAGCACCCTGATGGTATAGATGCCGGGAGTGATCCGATCGATCGGGAAGCGGAAATGATTTTCTCCGGCCATGGATTTATCATTGTATAGAACTTTAACTTTCTGTCCCTCAATATTATACAATTCAATGATCGTGTTTTTGCTTACCGGGGTTACCAGGGTCATCTCAAGAATTTGATGCACCGGATTAGGAAAAACCTTCAGGTTGCCCGTACTGGAAACAGTTTGAACACCCTGGGGTGCCAGCGCGGGGCCACCCATGGTGATCATCGATCCATTGGCCGCCAGGTCGTGATCGCCCCGCTGCCCGTCGATAAACCGGAGGTTGACAGATCCCTGGTTCAACGTGGCCCCTGTGTTGTTCTGGAGTTTAAAATCATAGAATACGTCTTCTGTTGCCTCTGTTGATGGCCTGCCATAATTGACGTATGTATCGTAATCAGCTGAGCCCTGAACAAAGAAATTTACGTCTGCTGAGGAAAGGCCTGCCGGAAAATGGAGTGAAAATTGAACCATATCGTACGGAAAAGCATAACCGGCAGGCTGTCCTGCGGGTACCGCAACAGGCTCCACATCAACGAGAGGAATCAATTCTCTGGTATCACTGACGGTGGCAAGGGTCACGTAGTTTGTTTGTGAGAACGTCTTCAGTGAAGCTGCATTGGATTGCATCCAGTCGACGATGCCATCAGCATTGCCGTCAAAACCAGGATCACCTTCATCAAATCCCCATTCTTCAGGGTCGGGGATACCATCGCTATCTGTATCAGGAGCAGTGATCGGAGCTGTCACAAACTCTTCCCTGTACATCAGGTACCCATCATTGCCATTACCGCTTCC includes the following:
- a CDS encoding efflux RND transporter permease subunit — encoded protein: MKSRHSIIEWMIKHRSIVIFLVILLVILGIIALRVMPKQEFPGYTIRQGIIVGLYPGATSEEVEKQLAEPLEQFLFSYPEVKRSFSTTTSQNGVCYAMVELNDNVRNKDEVWSKIKHGLTTLKMQLPSGVVALVAQDDFGETSAILISIGSDHRSYRELKGYADELIHRLRPIRSVSNLRLYGMKDEQVTVYADRDKLSSYGISDKLLLGEVFGQSLAPGDRLENDEVLIPIHFKPTYSSVREVEEQIIFSDPEGNMIRMKDVADVVREYPEGGSHITFNGQPCLVLSVEMREGYNIVRFGKDVNETIAAYKANHLPDDVTVHSITNQADVVESSVLSFLRDLMIAIIVIILVMMILFPFRSALVAAIIIPLNTFISVGIMFLCGIPLNTVTLAALVVVLGMTVDNSVVMIDGYIHCLKNGYEPRDAAVESAHLYFLPMFLATLCICIIFYPLLILFNGQMLEFIYFFPFTFTINLLMSLILSVTILPILEIVFIKPSGKGENGRETKKITEKAHDVYVKLLDWNFRHPWMTVTAGVVSIIASLFIIPHINFRMNPLAERDQFAVEISLPDGTPIIRTGQVADSMRFILSKDSLVKSVTQFVGMSSPRFHISYAPQMPSDSYAQFIVNTGSPEETEAMLNECTDRYAHYFPNAFVKFKQIDFQYVPSFEFRFQGENTEDLKKAAGYLMARMNEMPDLTNVHTDWGERLPIMEVELDPVASSRLGVTRAIASANLMLATGKFEIGSVTEENENIPVVIRAREKEGKPTLEAFSDTYVTGLVPSVSVPLRQIASVMPKWGENKIVHRNGMRTITVTADTKRNVIPSRMLSDIQDIIQNEIEPSLPVGITYQVGGEPEYNRENLSPVIYAIIAAFGIIFLFFLFTYGKFKLTFLSLFTLLLFLFGAVFGLWIGNYTVGITSALGLIGLFGLTVRNVILMFQHAEQRFTVEGWSARDAAYDAGKRRMIPIFLTSASSFVGVTPMILSGSSFWAPVGMVIFAGGIFLLLMTLTILPVLYWKLND
- a CDS encoding efflux RND transporter periplasmic adaptor subunit, translated to MRNIFLLIVSIALITGCKHPRTDESVIRPAMKVKIETVEETTTSSILSYVGAVEEISSIALSFAIPGMIEKIFVAEGTYVSRGQLLARLDPASAQSMFEAAEATLKQARDGYTRLKSVHNEGSLPEIQMVEIETKLQQAQSSYEIAKNNLENCSLYAPVPGVIGEKMAEAGEYAVVGKAILSILDISSVKVNFSVPENEIASIPAVCQSTITVSALGNQSFEGKKIEKSVSAHPVSHTYPAHIVLLNPQKELLPGMVCRVELHPDRDVQQSIVIPIAVIQSMADGQKFVWCDRGGVASRVMVTTGTVRGNGIEVTSGLSAGDRIVTEGYQKISEGDKIIGQ
- a CDS encoding TetR/AcrR family transcriptional regulator, whose product is MTETKEIIIDHAYRLFLNNSYEAVSIQDISKSVGLTKGALYHHFLNKEELFKAVIDKYLKLVGLIQVKEDITLKEYVQAIIDYVSRILKTICIDDQPFIPVNFLSLLIDALRHYPGYMDEQRHFYALGTDHLKTILDKAVKNGEIRADIDTSLTALNLTSIAIGVAASLFREHSPSDTLQLFKYQMIEFYNTLKKINRNDHDL
- a CDS encoding ATP-binding protein, whose translation is MCAKILSSGKVVILFGARQTGKTTLCNQVIEKLGLRTFMVNADQAKYLAVFSGKDLDRMLSLTEGYEMLFIDEAHRIPDIGLNIKILHDEVPGLKILLTGSSSFELSQKVTEPLTGRKHVYQLYPVATCELSSYMNAFEINETLEDTLIYGSYPEVFTAKNHQDKTEILEEITNSYLFKDVLETTTIRYRFLLRDLLKLIAFQIGSEVSLHELSKSLGISRETVENYLRLMEESFIIYRLSGFSRNLRKEISKLDKFYFYDLGIRNCLINNLNPLDTRNDHGQLWENFIITERLKYISYKKMKSSAYFWRTYTGAELDYVEEREGKLFGYEIKYKKDKARIPNAWKETYGGEYQLINKSNYLSFMT
- a CDS encoding amino acid permease translates to MANQRSLIRTLGLGYVIIFVVANIIGSGVYKKIAPMAAELHSSAWILLAWIVAGIITIFGALSNAEVAGLLADTGGDYAYFRKIYNRFFSFLYGWSLFAVIQTATISSLAYVFAQSLNSIIAIPAGIPSLQDFTIGGVFFPFQDLGIKLTAITLILLLTVLNITGLKSGARASKIILWLVFTGLFVIVFFGLGHAEAKPANFPDLGELTGRTVTISSFFTAMLAAFWAYQGWVSVGYIGGEVKNPNQNIPKGIVMGVFVVIFIYLLVNVTYLSLLSIPRLEQIYASSNQIAAVEAVRSFWGTGGVLFISLLILLTTLGCTNASILTGARPYYAMARDRLLFPGFAKLNKSSVPGNSLLLQGIWASVLVLSGSFDQLTDMIIFAVFIFYGATSLGVFILRRRMPDAHRPYKVWGYPVVPAFYILFCIYLFFNTIITRPREAAIGTVLILAGIPVYWLLQRKYSKKE
- a CDS encoding ATP-binding protein; this encodes MNRESQNIEWKASWRDEHLKWICGFANAQGGILFIGKDDAGQIGHLPNARKLLQDIPNQVRDLLGLMVDVNLHTERSMDYLEIIVEPYPFPISLRGKYYYRSGSTLQELKGSALTKFLLQQQGKKWDEVPVPNVSITDLKKDTFDFFRKRATKSKRLDPDDLEGTNQELLESLNLFLEEEQMLKRAAVLLFHPKPDKYINGAYIKIGFFESDDDLKFQDEVKGNLIEQAEIALGLLKTKYDRAIISYHAGAREETFTFPEEAVREALLNALAHKDYSSGNPIQISVYTDRIIFWNDGQLPENWTVEKLIQKHPSKPFNPNIANTFFRAGYIECWGRGTIKIINVCKIHKLAPPIFSYEPPDFHIELIKYTDKGLNQMGLKEELRRIVLHIQEHESITNSDVQLLCGVSKATASRYLRELEGLFFEKIGTTGVGTEYVLKGLTKGSKKKQ
- a CDS encoding SH3 domain-containing C40 family peptidase, with translation MERNISKSGQSQINQNNSWALATLSVSNMRALPDDTSELVSQVMMGTPLQVTAYKDKFYRVETPEHYFGWMDAKGLQLLTEQEMGSWKKSDRFFYTRISGFAHDTPGSKDDAVTDLVLGDLFEVESSFRGYLKMKIPDGRTGYVRKADCIPFDDWTCPEPDVRSLLSVARQMMGSPYLWGGTSSKGTDCSGFVKLVYFSSGIILARDSSQQALYGEPVDFSDLNNLQPGDLLFFGSSAQRISHVGIYLGKGDFIHSSGRVQISSILPGDPKHDPSRINIAARRILSSQNTEGITRVKDHPWYTVTL